The Nocardioides ochotonae genome segment GGGGACCCCCGGCAGTCCCGCGACGTGGCATCACTCGTGCGGCGACGTGCCTGTGGCGACGGCGCTGCGTGCGGCGCTCGCTCGGAGGCGGTCGGCCAGGGCGAGGACCTCCTCACGCAAGGCCGCCGGGGTGAGCACCTCGAAGTCCCAGCCGAGCCCGGCGAGCATGCGGGCCATGCCGTCCAGGTGCTCGGCGCGCGTCTCGAGCAGCACCCCGTCGGCGTGCGCGCTGAGCCGGCCCACGCTCCGCGGGAGCCGCTCGCCTGCATCCGCGAGGGTGGTCCGCAGGACGACGGCGACCTCGTGCGACCACTTGACCGCGGCGATGCCCGACACGACCTGGGTCGTGGCGTCGAAGTCGGCAGGGACGACGTAGGAGCCGGCTCCCTGGGCGAGCGAGGCGATGCGGTCCAGGCGGAAGGTCCGTACGTCGTCGCGGGAGTGGTCGTGCCCGCTGACGTACCACCGGCCGGAGTGGAAGACCAGGCCGTACACGTCGAGCTCGCGCCGCGACTCCCGCCCGGCCCAGTCGGTGTAGGTGATCGCGACGGTGCGCCGGGCCTGCGCGGCCGAGGCGAGTCCGAGCAGTGTGTCGGCGCCGGCGGGAGCGGTGGCGCTCACCGGGGTCGTGAACTGGGCGGTCGACAGCAGGCTCTGGATCCGCTCCCCCAGGCCCAGCGGCAGCACCCGCGAGACCTTGGCCAGCGCGCTCGCAGTGGCTGCCTCGCCGGTCGTGGCCAGCCCCGCGCGCTCCGCGGCTGTGAGCCCCAGGACGACAGCGATCGCTTCGTCGTCGGTGAGCATCAGCGGCGGCAGCTTGTAGCCCGGGGCGAGCCGGTAGCCGCCGTACCGGCCGCGCTGCGCCTGGATGGGGATACCGAGGTCGGTGAGGTGCTCGGCGTAGCGCCGGACCGTGCGCTCATCGACCCCGAGCCGGGCAGCGAGCTCGCCGACCGTGCGCTGGCCGCCCGCCTGGAGCAGCTCCAGCATGGCGAGCACACGGGCGGTGGGGCGAGTCACGGCCCTCCTCACCGCCCCTCGCTGCCCGAACAGGGACGGAACAAGATCGTTCGGCATACCGGGCGGAACCTGTCCACAATCCACTCTAGCGTCGACACCATGACCACGACCACCTATGTCCTCATCCCTGGCTTCTGGCTCGGCGCCGAGGTCTGGCGCCCGGTCGCCGACGCGCTGCGAGCGCGCGGGGCCCTCGTACACGCCCTCGACCTCACCGGGATGGGCGAGCGCGCCCACCTCGCCACCCCCGAGACCGACCTGACCACCCACATCGACGACGTCGTGGACCTGATCGAGCAGCACGACCTGCACGACGTCGTGCTCGTCGGCCACAGCTATGGCGCCCTCGTCGCGACCGGCGCCGCCGACCGGATGCCCGACCGGGTGGCGCAGCTGGTCTACATCGACTCGGGCCCGCTGCCCAACGGCATCGCCCAGGCCGACTTCGAGGGCCCCGACGCGCGCGCGGCCAACCACGACCTGGTCATGACGCGGGGCGAGGGCTGGCAGCTCCCCCCGCCGGACTGGGCCGCACTGGCTACCGAGGTGCCGGGGGTCGACGACGCGGCGGTCGCCGCACTGGTCGACGGATCCCGCCCCCAGCCCTGGCTGACCGCGACCCAACCGGTCGCGCTCACCGGCGCCTGGGAGCGACTGCCTCGCACCGGGGTGCTGTGCAGCTTCGGTGTCGAGCAGCTGCGGCAGATGGCACCGCACGCACCGGTGTTCGCGCACATGGTCGACGGCGACTGGACCTACCGCGAGCTCCCGACCTGGCACTGGCCGATGGTGAGCCGGCCCGCGGAGCTCGCCGAGGCGCTGGACTCGGTCGGCCGCTAGTACGGCGGGCGAAGCACCGGCCGGTCGTATGGTCGTGCCATGCCTGAGTTCACCTGGCTCCCCGCCAACCGGGCGACCGTGGACGACGTCGAGGCGGTCTTCGGCAGCGGCAGCGCCCGCAAGTGCCGCTGCCAGGCCCTGAAGGTGCCGGGGTGGATCTGGCGCGACACCACCCAGGAGCAGCGGGACGCCGCGCTGCTCGAGCAGACCGCCTGCGGCACCGCTGGCCCGACGTCCGGCCTGATCGGCTACGTCGACGGCGAGCCGGCGGGCTGGGTGGCGGTCGAGAGGCGTGAGGACTATCCGCGGCTGTGGAGCCGCAAGCAGCCGTGGATGCGGATGGACCCCGAGCTGGCAGGCGTCTGGTCGGTGACCTGCTTCGTCGTACGCAAGGGTTGGCGCAGGTCAGGACTGACCTACGAGCTCGCCGCCGCCACGGTCGAGTACGGCCGGCAGGTCGGCGCCCAGATCCTGGAGGGCTACCCGATGGAGCAGCCGCCCGGGCGCCGCGTGATCTGGGACGAGGCCTCGGTCGGGCTGGTGCAGGTCTTCCTCGACGCCGGCTACGAGGTCGTCGCCGCGCCCACGCTGCGCCGGCGCGTCGTACGACGGCGACCGGACGCCCCCTCCACCCCGCTGCCCTAGGAGGCGACGGTCACCACGAAGACCACGTCGTCGGGCTCGGACAGGTCGGTGCCGAGCACGGTGACCCGGTGCGTGCCCGGCTCGACGCCCATGGCGTCGTACTCACGACCGTGGACGTCGCGCACGCTCAGCTGGCCCTCGGACTCCACCTCGAAGTCGCCGAGGTGGTCGAGATCGGGGCGGTCCACGACGGCGGCCTCGGTCGAGGGAACGATCTGCACCTGGACGGGGCCGACGCTGGTGGCGCGCAGGCCCACCGCCAGGCAGTCAGGCGTGGCGGCGACGTTGGCGTCGCCGAACGAGCTGGGCGGGGTGAAGTCCTCCCGTCCAACGAGCAGGACGACCGGATAGCTGGGACGGATCTGGGGACTCACAGCGGCAGCATCGCAGGGCGCACCGACAGTCCGAGGAATGGCTCACTCGCGCCCGGCGACCACGACGTCCTCGATGAGGTCGAGCTCCGGGTCCCACCACCGGAGCCGGTCGCACACCAGCTCCCGAGGTCCCTCGGTGGCGTGCAGGACGGCGAGCACCTCCGGGAGCACGCGCCGCGGGACCCGGCGCGCGACGGTCACGTGCGGGGTCCAGACCGGGTGGCGCAGGGTCGGGACCAGCGCCCGGATCCGGGCCACGGCGACCGCCAGCGTCGGGTCCGGCTCGACCAGGTGGGCGATCGTCACTCGAGGGCCCTGGCCGAACAGGACCAGCCCCCGCAGGCCGAGCCGCGCAGGGAGCAACGGGCCGACCGCCTCGCGCGCCGCTCGTACAGCTGCGTCGTCGATGCCGACGGCCGCCGCGAGCGTCACGTGCGGTGCATTGGTCATCGACCGGTGGTGGGCCTGCGACGGGAGCCCGGCGGCCTTGAGCGCCTCCCACTGCGCCACCACCGCAGCCGCGGAGTCGGGCTCGAAGCTGAGCTCCAGAGCGTGGTCGGGCACGGTTGGAGGATAGGTCAGGCACGGAGCCGAGCGGAGCCGAGCGGCGCCGGCTCGACGCCGCCGTCCGGTGGGGTACGCCGGCTAGGGCTGTCGAGGGAGCGCGGGCGGTTGTCCACAGGTGCTCTGACCTGCGACAACGACTGGCCGGGACTGTCGGTGGTGGGTGGTTGAGTAGG includes the following:
- a CDS encoding helix-turn-helix transcriptional regulator gives rise to the protein MTRPTARVLAMLELLQAGGQRTVGELAARLGVDERTVRRYAEHLTDLGIPIQAQRGRYGGYRLAPGYKLPPLMLTDDEAIAVVLGLTAAERAGLATTGEAATASALAKVSRVLPLGLGERIQSLLSTAQFTTPVSATAPAGADTLLGLASAAQARRTVAITYTDWAGRESRRELDVYGLVFHSGRWYVSGHDHSRDDVRTFRLDRIASLAQGAGSYVVPADFDATTQVVSGIAAVKWSHEVAVVLRTTLADAGERLPRSVGRLSAHADGVLLETRAEHLDGMARMLAGLGWDFEVLTPAALREEVLALADRLRASAARSAVATGTSPHE
- a CDS encoding alpha/beta fold hydrolase, with protein sequence MTTTTYVLIPGFWLGAEVWRPVADALRARGALVHALDLTGMGERAHLATPETDLTTHIDDVVDLIEQHDLHDVVLVGHSYGALVATGAADRMPDRVAQLVYIDSGPLPNGIAQADFEGPDARAANHDLVMTRGEGWQLPPPDWAALATEVPGVDDAAVAALVDGSRPQPWLTATQPVALTGAWERLPRTGVLCSFGVEQLRQMAPHAPVFAHMVDGDWTYRELPTWHWPMVSRPAELAEALDSVGR
- a CDS encoding GNAT family N-acetyltransferase translates to MPEFTWLPANRATVDDVEAVFGSGSARKCRCQALKVPGWIWRDTTQEQRDAALLEQTACGTAGPTSGLIGYVDGEPAGWVAVERREDYPRLWSRKQPWMRMDPELAGVWSVTCFVVRKGWRRSGLTYELAAATVEYGRQVGAQILEGYPMEQPPGRRVIWDEASVGLVQVFLDAGYEVVAAPTLRRRVVRRRPDAPSTPLP
- a CDS encoding 2'-5' RNA ligase family protein; translated protein: MPDHALELSFEPDSAAAVVAQWEALKAAGLPSQAHHRSMTNAPHVTLAAAVGIDDAAVRAAREAVGPLLPARLGLRGLVLFGQGPRVTIAHLVEPDPTLAVAVARIRALVPTLRHPVWTPHVTVARRVPRRVLPEVLAVLHATEGPRELVCDRLRWWDPELDLIEDVVVAGRE